The following proteins come from a genomic window of Limosilactobacillus reuteri:
- a CDS encoding lantibiotic ABC transporter permease, with translation MSIIAIQLKQVLRNHRFFLFTILLPGIWYVFMIQVASTSLTATGNFRLALLLLALLMGILGNSIVTFSKRICSNKDFYILQSHISHYSLWNYLFSQLITQVIINLFITIVIMILAIFLHTIEFNFITITSILLTNIIGIYLSVIGFAIGLSFDAPTVDAAGTPILFIIATFITPWKHLLPANSFIGFFANVQKLFPTYYLYADLDHLSVSHLGLLFVTAIITLLPWLGFIYRKLIN, from the coding sequence ATGAGTATCATAGCAATTCAACTAAAACAAGTTTTACGCAATCATCGTTTCTTTCTTTTTACTATTCTCCTGCCAGGTATTTGGTATGTATTTATGATTCAAGTTGCTAGTACATCTCTCACCGCCACCGGCAACTTCCGACTCGCTTTACTCTTGCTTGCTCTCCTGATGGGAATACTCGGTAATTCAATCGTTACTTTCAGCAAACGGATTTGCAGTAATAAAGACTTCTACATTCTTCAATCGCACATTAGTCACTACTCTCTGTGGAACTATTTATTTTCGCAATTAATTACCCAAGTCATCATCAATTTGTTCATCACCATCGTAATTATGATTCTTGCTATTTTTCTTCATACTATCGAGTTCAACTTTATTACTATCACTAGTATTTTGTTAACCAATATCATCGGAATATATCTAAGCGTGATCGGGTTTGCAATTGGGCTTTCCTTTGACGCACCAACTGTCGATGCCGCTGGAACCCCAATCCTATTTATAATCGCAACTTTTATTACTCCTTGGAAACACCTCCTACCAGCTAATTCTTTTATTGGTTTTTTTGCTAATGTTCAAAAGCTATTTCCAACTTATTATCTTTATGCCGACCTTGATCATCTATCGGTTAGTCATCTTGGGCTACTATTTGTAACTGCGATTATTACTCTGTTACCTTGGCTTGGCTTTATCTATCGAAAATTAATCAACTAA
- a CDS encoding phosphoketolase family protein — MAVDYDSKKYLESVDAYWRAANYLSVGTLYLMGDPLLRQPLKAEDVKPKPIGHWGTIVPQNFIYAHLNRVIKKYDLDMFYIEGSGHGGQVMVNNSYLDGSYTEIYPEYTQDTKGMAKLFKHFSFPGGTASHAAPETPGSIHEGGELGYSLSHGVGAILDNPEVIAAVEIGDGEAETGPLMASWFSDKFINPIKDGAVLPIIQVNGFKISNPTILSRMSDEELTKYFEGMGWKPYFVSAYKEADRDGEFKGYKPHMEVHEEMAKTLDKVVEEIKAIQKNARENNDNSLPQWPMIIFRAPKGWTGPKTDLDGNPIENSFRAHQIPVPVSQDDMEHKDILVDWLKSYKPEELFDEDGHPVALVEENTPEGNRRMAINPITNGGIDPKPLVLPNYRDFAIDVQNPGSVVKQDMLEWGKYLNKMAELNPTNFRGFGPDESKSNRLYAFLDGQKRQWMESVHKPNDEDVAPQGRMIDSQLSEHQAEGFLEGYTLTGRHGFFATYESFGRVVDSMLTQHMKWLRKAKDLYWRHQYPALNFVDTSTVFQQDHNGYTHQDPGLLTHLFEKERPDLVKEYLPADTNSLMAVSNKAFRNQECINLFVTSKHPRAQWFSIDEATQLADNGLGYIDWASTDQGAEPDVVFASSGTEPTEEALAAIDILHDNFPELKIRYINIIEIMRLMNTDKNPEGLTDAEFNSYFTTDKPVIFAWHGFRDMIQALFFDRANRNVHIHSYEENGDITTPFDMRVLNELDRFHLAKDAIQSVPGYEQKSAAFVAKMDNMINKHNHYIRSEGKDLPEVTNWTWKGLK; from the coding sequence ATGGCAGTAGATTACGATTCCAAGAAATACTTGGAAAGTGTTGATGCTTACTGGCGTGCAGCTAACTACCTTTCAGTTGGTACATTGTACTTAATGGGTGATCCATTACTTCGCCAACCATTAAAGGCAGAAGATGTTAAGCCTAAGCCAATTGGTCACTGGGGTACTATTGTTCCTCAAAACTTCATTTACGCACACTTGAACCGTGTAATTAAGAAGTATGACCTTGATATGTTCTACATCGAAGGTTCAGGTCACGGTGGCCAAGTTATGGTTAACAACTCATACTTGGATGGTTCATACACTGAAATTTATCCTGAATATACACAAGACACTAAGGGAATGGCTAAGTTATTTAAGCACTTCTCATTCCCAGGCGGTACTGCATCACACGCTGCACCTGAAACACCAGGTTCAATCCACGAAGGTGGGGAACTTGGTTACTCACTTTCACACGGTGTTGGTGCTATCTTAGATAACCCAGAAGTTATTGCCGCTGTTGAAATCGGTGATGGTGAAGCTGAAACTGGTCCATTAATGGCATCATGGTTCTCAGACAAGTTCATCAACCCAATCAAGGATGGTGCGGTATTACCAATCATCCAAGTTAACGGATTCAAGATTTCTAACCCTACTATCCTTTCACGGATGAGCGACGAAGAACTTACTAAGTACTTCGAAGGTATGGGTTGGAAGCCATACTTTGTTTCAGCTTACAAAGAAGCTGACCGTGATGGTGAATTCAAGGGTTACAAGCCTCACATGGAAGTTCACGAAGAAATGGCTAAGACTTTGGACAAGGTTGTTGAAGAAATCAAGGCTATTCAAAAGAACGCTCGTGAAAACAATGATAATTCATTACCACAATGGCCAATGATTATCTTCCGTGCACCTAAGGGTTGGACTGGTCCTAAGACTGACCTTGATGGTAACCCAATTGAAAACTCATTCCGTGCACACCAAATTCCAGTTCCAGTATCCCAAGATGACATGGAACACAAGGACATCCTTGTTGACTGGTTGAAGTCATACAAGCCAGAAGAATTATTCGACGAAGATGGTCACCCAGTTGCTCTTGTTGAAGAGAACACACCAGAAGGTAACCGTCGTATGGCTATAAACCCTATCACTAATGGTGGTATCGATCCTAAGCCACTTGTATTACCAAACTACCGTGATTTTGCTATTGATGTTCAAAATCCTGGTTCTGTTGTAAAGCAAGACATGCTTGAATGGGGTAAGTACCTCAACAAGATGGCTGAATTGAACCCAACTAACTTCCGTGGATTTGGTCCTGACGAATCTAAGTCAAACCGTCTTTACGCATTCCTTGATGGTCAAAAGCGTCAATGGATGGAAAGTGTCCACAAACCAAACGACGAAGATGTGGCTCCACAAGGTCGTATGATCGATTCACAACTTTCAGAACACCAAGCTGAAGGATTCCTTGAAGGTTACACATTAACTGGTCGTCACGGATTCTTCGCAACTTACGAATCATTCGGTCGTGTTGTTGATTCAATGCTTACTCAACACATGAAGTGGTTACGTAAGGCTAAGGATCTTTACTGGCGTCACCAATACCCAGCATTGAACTTTGTTGATACTTCAACTGTATTCCAACAAGATCACAACGGTTACACTCACCAAGATCCAGGTCTATTGACTCACTTATTTGAAAAGGAACGTCCAGACCTCGTTAAGGAATACTTGCCAGCAGATACTAACTCATTAATGGCTGTATCTAACAAGGCATTCCGTAACCAAGAATGTATCAACCTCTTCGTAACTTCTAAGCACCCACGTGCACAATGGTTCTCTATTGATGAAGCTACTCAATTGGCTGACAATGGTCTTGGCTACATTGACTGGGCATCTACTGATCAAGGTGCTGAACCAGATGTTGTATTTGCATCTTCTGGTACTGAACCTACTGAAGAAGCTCTTGCAGCTATTGACATTCTTCATGACAACTTCCCTGAATTGAAGATTCGTTACATCAACATCATCGAAATTATGCGTTTGATGAACACTGACAAGAACCCTGAAGGTTTAACTGATGCTGAATTCAATAGTTACTTCACTACTGACAAGCCAGTTATCTTTGCATGGCACGGATTCCGTGACATGATCCAAGCATTGTTCTTCGATCGTGCTAACCGTAATGTTCACATTCACTCATACGAAGAAAATGGTGATATCACCACTCCATTCGACATGCGTGTATTAAACGAACTTGACCGGTTCCACTTAGCTAAGGACGCTATCCAAAGTGTTCCTGGTTACGAACAAAAGAGTGCTGCATTTGTTGCCAAGATGGACAACATGATCAACAAGCACAACCACTACATCCGTTCAGAAGGTAAGGACTTACCAGAAGTTACTAACTGGACTTGGAAGGGTCTTAAGTAA
- the brnQ gene encoding branched-chain amino acid transport system II carrier protein codes for MSSIKAACKTYLVIGSLIFGMLFGAGNLIFPVHLGQLAGNQWIAATGGFLLSGVLLPLFALLAISITHANGLYELALPNGKRFALIFLVLVQIIIGPLCATPRTATVPYTIGVAPYLSKGMQGWGLLAYTGAFFLIVYFFATREGKITEIIGKVLNPIFLIMLFFIFLLAFIHPMGSTTTPQPTPEYVNHAFSNGFIQGYNTVDALAALVFGVTIITAIRQLGFKSQQSVSLATTKGGMIGIFGIGILYIGLIYLGTTSRHQFTIAANGGTTLNQIAHYYMGDFGNVLLLTLATITCMTTAMGLVVAFAQDFHYRFPQISYKAFLRGNCLLSFLVANMGLDRIVSWSIPVLMFLYPLAIVLILLGIFSPLFKGASLIYRITTGITMIPAFFDMVNAFPPVLRDTTFSMSLIHFAEKYFPLYQLGFSWLPFTLVGLFISICIWYPQQRSRV; via the coding sequence ATGAGCTCAATTAAAGCAGCGTGTAAAACCTACTTGGTAATTGGGTCGCTAATTTTTGGAATGTTATTTGGGGCAGGAAATTTAATTTTTCCTGTGCATTTAGGACAATTAGCCGGTAACCAGTGGATAGCAGCAACGGGTGGATTCTTGCTTTCTGGTGTTCTTTTACCGCTATTTGCATTACTAGCGATTAGTATTACACATGCAAATGGATTATATGAACTAGCTTTACCAAATGGGAAAAGGTTTGCCCTTATTTTCCTTGTCCTGGTTCAAATAATTATTGGACCTTTATGTGCAACCCCGCGTACGGCAACTGTTCCTTATACGATTGGAGTTGCGCCATATTTAAGTAAAGGGATGCAAGGGTGGGGATTATTAGCCTATACCGGAGCATTTTTTCTAATTGTTTACTTTTTTGCAACGCGTGAGGGAAAAATCACCGAAATAATTGGTAAGGTTTTAAATCCGATTTTCCTTATTATGTTATTTTTTATCTTTCTTCTCGCCTTTATTCATCCAATGGGAAGTACAACTACTCCCCAACCAACTCCAGAATATGTTAATCATGCCTTTAGTAATGGTTTTATTCAAGGATATAATACCGTTGATGCATTAGCGGCATTGGTTTTTGGGGTTACGATTATTACCGCAATTCGCCAACTTGGTTTTAAATCTCAACAATCAGTTTCACTTGCTACTACTAAGGGTGGAATGATTGGGATTTTTGGAATTGGGATTTTGTATATTGGACTAATTTATTTAGGAACAACGAGTCGGCACCAATTCACAATCGCAGCTAATGGGGGAACAACATTAAATCAAATTGCTCATTATTATATGGGAGATTTTGGAAATGTATTATTGCTAACCCTTGCGACAATCACGTGTATGACAACGGCGATGGGGTTAGTAGTCGCTTTTGCTCAGGACTTCCACTATCGTTTCCCTCAGATTTCCTATAAAGCCTTTTTACGGGGCAATTGTCTGTTGTCATTTTTAGTTGCTAACATGGGATTAGATCGGATCGTTTCATGGTCGATACCGGTTTTAATGTTCCTTTACCCGTTAGCCATTGTGTTGATCCTACTAGGTATTTTTTCGCCTCTGTTTAAGGGAGCTTCGTTAATTTATCGAATCACGACAGGTATAACAATGATTCCTGCGTTTTTTGATATGGTAAATGCTTTCCCACCGGTTTTACGGGATACCACATTTAGCATGTCATTAATTCATTTTGCAGAAAAATACTTTCCCTTGTACCAGCTTGGCTTTAGCTGGTTGCCTTTTACCTTGGTGGGCCTATTCATCAGTATTTGTATTTGGTACCCTCAACAGCGGAGTCGTGTATAA
- a CDS encoding XRE family transcriptional regulator: MPYSFPHQLLKLRTEKQLSQAELATRLFVSRQAVSKWENGDAEPSIDKLILLAKVFNVSLDRLILGTNDFNQPLVKLNNIVKIFNSPVLDNLDLTIHNNERIALLGSNGTGKTTLVKIIEGALKPNEGTIKSYFNKNNSLNIMSQENVLIPTLKVKEQISLTAAITKVDSKQRINYLLDQFKLSSQQNTIIAKLSGGQKRRLSLLLSVLRQSKLLILDEPTVGMDLESIDYFWHFIEKVSGSILVITHDFNQIDKFFSRVLLLKDGQISQDIPVKEIHQHNQTIEQWYRQHNR, encoded by the coding sequence ATGCCGTACTCTTTTCCGCATCAACTTCTTAAACTACGGACTGAAAAACAATTATCACAAGCTGAACTAGCTACGCGTCTATTCGTTTCCCGCCAAGCCGTCTCTAAATGGGAAAACGGGGATGCTGAACCAAGTATCGACAAACTAATTTTGCTTGCCAAAGTTTTTAACGTTTCATTAGACCGCCTCATCCTGGGAACAAACGACTTTAATCAACCACTGGTAAAACTTAATAATATTGTTAAAATTTTTAACTCACCAGTTCTCGACAACCTTGATTTAACTATTCATAATAATGAACGCATTGCCCTCCTTGGTAGTAATGGCACTGGTAAAACAACTTTAGTAAAGATAATTGAAGGTGCTTTGAAGCCTAACGAAGGTACTATTAAATCGTATTTTAATAAAAATAATTCTTTAAATATCATGTCCCAAGAAAATGTTTTAATTCCGACCCTAAAAGTTAAAGAGCAAATCAGTTTGACAGCCGCCATAACTAAGGTTGATTCAAAACAACGAATCAATTATCTTCTTGATCAATTTAAATTATCATCCCAGCAAAATACAATTATTGCGAAATTGTCAGGTGGACAAAAACGTCGCCTTTCGCTCTTACTTAGCGTCCTCCGTCAGTCCAAGCTTCTGATCCTAGACGAGCCGACTGTTGGGATGGATTTAGAATCAATTGACTATTTTTGGCATTTTATTGAAAAGGTTTCGGGAAGTATTTTAGTTATTACTCATGATTTCAATCAAATTGATAAATTCTTTTCCCGTGTTCTGCTCCTGAAAGATGGCCAAATCTCTCAAGACATCCCTGTTAAGGAAATCCACCAACATAATCAGACAATCGAACAATGGTATCGTCAACATAATCGTTAG
- a CDS encoding universal stress protein, which yields MTEIYPYKHILVAVDGSKITSNVLESAIDSALRNHASLDILRIVQVTQLTDGYSNAALSNEETYNIVKTTKERLDDLKKRAVDAGVEDVNVHIRFGNPKRVIAHEFPSDHNTDLIVLGATGVSGLERFVLGSVTHYVSRMAKCDVLVVRKNDHVN from the coding sequence ATGACAGAAATTTATCCATACAAACATATTCTAGTTGCTGTCGACGGCTCAAAAATTACTAGTAACGTCTTAGAAAGTGCCATTGATTCTGCACTACGGAATCATGCCAGCCTTGATATATTACGGATTGTTCAAGTAACGCAACTAACTGATGGCTATAGTAATGCGGCCCTTAGCAACGAAGAAACATATAACATTGTTAAAACCACCAAGGAACGACTCGATGACTTGAAAAAGCGCGCGGTCGATGCAGGGGTTGAAGACGTTAACGTTCATATCCGGTTTGGAAATCCAAAACGTGTTATTGCCCATGAATTTCCGTCAGATCACAATACTGACTTGATTGTTCTCGGTGCGACTGGTGTATCTGGCCTCGAACGCTTTGTTCTTGGTTCTGTTACCCACTATGTTAGTCGGATGGCAAAATGTGATGTTCTTGTTGTTCGCAAAAACGACCATGTTAACTAG
- a CDS encoding TetM/TetW/TetO/TetS family tetracycline resistance ribosomal protection protein: protein MKQIVTGIVAHVDAGKTTLTEALMYETGTIRKLGRVDNGDAFLDPNMLEKQRGITLFTHQAELTYNDLALTLLDTPGHVDFASQTEQVLPVLDYAILVVSATDGIQGYTRTLWDLLARYDIPTFIFINKEDVIGADPSGVIEQLQKEFSPACLDFADPLTDEVRETIAMQDDTVLENYLSTGNLSDQTIQQLIKQRKVFPCYSGAALKLTGITNFLKGLEKWTVTPEFADEFAARVFKISHDDKGNRLSWVRVFGGKIPAKSVLLNEEKVNQIRIYNGAKFTPSQVLSAGQVGALNGLTSTSPGLGLGKTKPLPASVIKPVLNYAVKVDKEDLHACLNALKELEDEDPQLQISWHPHIQEIHVQIMGEVQLQILQQLLQERYQLEVTFDEGNVLYQEMITNKVEGVGHFEPLRHYAEAHLLLEPGKQGSGITISSDCSLDILDRNWQHQILTSLQAKEHLGVLTGAPLTDVKITLVGGRGHIKHTVGGDFRQASWRAVRQGLMELKGQNECQLLEPWYAFHLKVPNDQVGRAINDIQQMHGTFELDEANSQDLTLITGTAPVVGMRDYAQSVRAYTHGQGQLELVVAGYYPCHNAEDVIREVNYDPVADLENTPDSVFCAHGAGFPVPWNEVPTMAHYPYRK, encoded by the coding sequence GTGAAACAAATTGTTACTGGCATCGTTGCTCATGTCGATGCTGGAAAAACGACTTTAACCGAAGCCCTCATGTATGAAACCGGCACTATTCGAAAGCTAGGCCGCGTGGATAATGGGGATGCTTTTTTAGATCCTAATATGCTCGAAAAGCAGCGCGGAATCACTCTTTTTACCCATCAAGCTGAACTAACCTACAATGACCTTGCTCTTACCCTTCTCGATACCCCGGGACACGTCGATTTTGCTAGTCAAACAGAACAAGTCTTACCAGTTCTTGATTATGCAATTCTTGTCGTTTCAGCCACCGATGGTATTCAGGGATACACGCGCACATTATGGGATCTTCTTGCGCGTTATGATATTCCGACCTTCATTTTCATTAACAAAGAAGACGTGATTGGTGCTGATCCTAGCGGTGTTATTGAGCAACTGCAAAAAGAATTTTCGCCGGCTTGCCTTGATTTTGCTGATCCATTAACTGATGAAGTTCGTGAAACAATTGCCATGCAGGATGATACAGTTTTAGAAAACTACCTCAGTACTGGCAATCTTAGCGATCAAACAATTCAACAATTGATTAAACAACGTAAAGTATTCCCTTGTTATAGTGGAGCTGCCCTAAAATTAACCGGAATCACTAATTTCTTAAAGGGACTGGAGAAATGGACTGTTACGCCTGAGTTCGCTGATGAGTTTGCGGCGCGGGTATTCAAGATTTCCCATGATGACAAGGGCAACAGGCTTAGCTGGGTTCGCGTATTCGGTGGCAAAATTCCAGCTAAATCAGTTTTACTAAACGAAGAAAAAGTGAACCAAATCCGAATATATAACGGGGCTAAATTTACCCCGAGTCAGGTTTTAAGTGCAGGTCAAGTCGGTGCTCTTAATGGATTAACTTCCACATCCCCTGGACTTGGTCTTGGTAAAACAAAGCCACTCCCGGCATCAGTCATAAAACCAGTCTTAAATTATGCCGTTAAAGTTGACAAAGAGGACCTTCATGCTTGTCTCAACGCCTTAAAAGAGCTTGAAGATGAAGATCCACAACTACAGATCTCTTGGCATCCTCACATCCAAGAGATCCACGTTCAAATTATGGGAGAAGTTCAACTTCAGATCCTGCAACAATTGCTTCAAGAACGTTACCAATTGGAAGTTACATTCGATGAGGGGAACGTTCTCTATCAAGAAATGATTACTAACAAAGTCGAAGGGGTCGGCCACTTTGAACCATTACGTCACTATGCGGAAGCCCATCTTCTTTTAGAACCGGGAAAACAAGGCTCTGGAATTACAATTAGCAGTGATTGCAGTCTTGATATCCTTGATCGCAATTGGCAACACCAGATCTTAACTAGTTTACAGGCCAAAGAGCATTTAGGGGTTCTTACAGGCGCTCCCCTTACCGATGTCAAAATCACCCTCGTTGGTGGTCGCGGCCATATTAAACATACAGTTGGTGGAGATTTTCGTCAGGCTAGTTGGCGAGCGGTTCGTCAAGGATTGATGGAATTGAAGGGACAAAACGAATGTCAATTATTAGAACCTTGGTATGCTTTCCACCTTAAAGTCCCGAATGACCAAGTAGGACGTGCAATTAATGATATTCAACAAATGCATGGTACGTTCGAGCTTGATGAAGCTAATAGTCAAGACCTAACCCTGATTACGGGAACCGCTCCTGTTGTGGGCATGCGCGATTACGCCCAAAGCGTGCGCGCCTATACTCATGGCCAGGGTCAGCTTGAGCTTGTTGTTGCTGGCTATTATCCATGTCATAATGCTGAAGATGTCATTAGAGAGGTTAATTATGATCCGGTTGCTGACCTAGAAAACACTCCTGATTCCGTTTTCTGTGCGCATGGTGCTGGTTTCCCCGTTCCATGGAATGAGGTCCCAACAATGGCGCATTATCCGTATAGAAAATAG
- a CDS encoding GntR family transcriptional regulator, with protein sequence MADLVYRSVMRDIKQKILDNEYRGMRLPDERSLSKIYEVSRSSIKRALGVLAQEGIIFKKRGSGTFINPLYLKNQSLFHYEGSNLGVTDSFQLDGKKQSIKLLNYQVIPANKEVQEELFLGDNDFVYQIKRLRLIDDQPFMIETGFIPIKITPTLSPEVVNGSIFNYLEDMMGKRVTKSFMTIGVSPSTAEDQELLKLTATEPVGTIEGIFFLDDGTPFEVSNMRIHYKYMKYSTFVSLDQES encoded by the coding sequence ATGGCAGACTTAGTATATCGCTCAGTGATGCGTGATATAAAACAAAAAATTTTAGATAATGAATACCGCGGAATGCGATTGCCGGACGAACGAAGTTTAAGTAAGATTTACGAGGTAAGCCGTAGTTCAATCAAACGAGCACTAGGTGTATTGGCGCAAGAAGGAATTATCTTCAAAAAGCGCGGTTCGGGAACCTTCATTAATCCGTTATACTTAAAAAATCAATCCTTATTCCATTATGAGGGGAGTAATTTGGGAGTTACGGATAGTTTTCAACTTGATGGCAAAAAGCAAAGTATTAAACTGCTAAATTACCAGGTTATCCCAGCAAATAAAGAGGTTCAAGAAGAATTGTTCCTCGGTGATAATGATTTTGTTTATCAGATTAAACGATTACGACTGATTGATGACCAGCCCTTTATGATTGAAACTGGCTTTATCCCGATTAAAATTACCCCGACCTTATCACCAGAAGTAGTGAATGGTTCCATTTTTAATTATTTAGAAGATATGATGGGGAAAAGAGTGACAAAATCATTTATGACAATCGGGGTGTCTCCTTCAACTGCGGAAGACCAAGAGTTGTTAAAACTAACAGCAACAGAGCCAGTTGGAACGATTGAAGGGATCTTTTTCTTAGATGATGGAACCCCATTTGAAGTATCAAATATGCGGATTCACTACAAGTACATGAAATATAGTACCTTTGTTAGTCTAGATCAAGAAAGCTAG
- a CDS encoding lipoate--protein ligase, which yields MRYGSMTSHNIGMNLATEQYLMNNKDFGKEPLVLFYYEEPCIIVGRNQNTLEEINHDYVKEHNIRVTRRLSGGGAVYQDLGNLCFSFVVPSDSEEFGDFKSFTQPIVNVLHQMGATSAEVSGRNDILVDGKKFSGNAMYSRNGKTFSHGTLMLDVDLSVVADALHVAKDKIASKGIKSVRSRVTNLRPYLDEKYQDIDVSTFRDELLKGLFHVDDLEEIKDKQYVVTPEDQKEIDKIYERYYNNWDWVYGKSPEFTVKRRKHFDMGTIDARFDVKDGVIKNVKFYGDFFGPQDINQLAEKLQGVKYDHDEIAKVLEEEGTQQYITGIPTAEVADLLA from the coding sequence ATGCGTTATGGTTCAATGACTTCTCATAATATTGGAATGAATTTAGCTACAGAACAATATTTAATGAATAATAAGGATTTTGGGAAAGAGCCTTTAGTACTATTTTATTATGAAGAACCATGTATTATCGTGGGCCGAAACCAAAATACGCTTGAAGAGATTAATCATGATTATGTAAAAGAACACAATATCCGAGTAACCCGTCGTTTATCAGGCGGTGGTGCTGTTTATCAAGACTTAGGGAACCTTTGCTTTAGTTTTGTGGTCCCAAGTGATAGTGAGGAATTTGGTGACTTTAAATCGTTTACCCAGCCGATTGTTAATGTTCTTCATCAAATGGGTGCTACTAGTGCAGAGGTCAGCGGTCGTAATGATATTTTAGTTGATGGTAAGAAATTCTCGGGAAATGCGATGTATTCACGTAATGGAAAGACATTCTCCCATGGAACATTAATGCTTGACGTTGACTTAAGTGTCGTCGCGGATGCCCTTCATGTGGCAAAAGATAAGATTGCTTCAAAGGGGATCAAATCCGTTCGATCACGGGTTACGAATCTCCGCCCATACTTGGATGAAAAGTACCAAGATATTGATGTGTCAACATTTAGGGATGAATTGCTCAAGGGTCTCTTCCATGTTGACGACCTTGAGGAGATTAAGGATAAGCAATACGTGGTTACCCCCGAGGATCAAAAAGAAATTGATAAGATCTATGAGCGGTACTATAACAACTGGGATTGGGTCTATGGTAAGTCGCCAGAATTTACGGTTAAGCGACGGAAACACTTTGATATGGGGACAATTGATGCCCGCTTTGATGTTAAAGATGGCGTAATCAAAAACGTGAAATTCTATGGTGATTTCTTTGGCCCACAGGATATTAACCAATTAGCAGAAAAGCTCCAAGGGGTTAAGTATGACCATGATGAGATTGCCAAAGTCCTTGAAGAGGAAGGAACCCAACAATATATTACGGGAATTCCAACCGCTGAAGTAGCTGATTTACTCGCATAA
- a CDS encoding ROK family protein produces MQRQYLSIDIGGTEIKSALIDHPGNIFEKNHVPTPHQKEAFLAAIFAVVEPVLDKVTAICVSLPGVVNPATGEVRFTGALGFMETFNFAAYLESRAHYPVYVGNDANCATLAEMWLGNLNGISNGAVITLGTSVGGGIVINNRLLHGPHFQAGELSAMIINNDAPELHYSTMGATTSAVKMIETMADICDIKDKTDGRRVFKEINRHNPVIWSLFEGFCRRVAVLILNIQTVVDLERVLIGGGISAQKILIDEIKKQFMILQKSDYRLHDDVTMPEIMTAKFGNEANLLGALYGLLLTIE; encoded by the coding sequence ATGCAACGACAGTATTTGAGTATTGATATTGGTGGGACAGAGATAAAGAGTGCATTAATTGATCACCCTGGTAATATTTTTGAGAAAAATCATGTTCCAACTCCTCATCAAAAAGAAGCATTTCTGGCTGCAATCTTTGCTGTTGTGGAGCCGGTTTTAGACAAGGTGACTGCGATTTGTGTCAGTCTTCCAGGAGTCGTCAATCCGGCGACGGGAGAGGTAAGGTTTACTGGTGCCCTTGGCTTTATGGAGACCTTTAATTTTGCAGCGTATCTTGAATCACGAGCTCATTACCCAGTATATGTTGGTAATGATGCTAATTGTGCGACATTGGCGGAAATGTGGCTTGGCAATCTCAATGGTATCAGTAATGGTGCTGTGATCACATTAGGAACTTCAGTTGGCGGCGGGATTGTTATTAATAACCGGCTCTTGCACGGACCACATTTTCAGGCCGGTGAATTAAGCGCCATGATCATTAATAATGATGCGCCTGAACTTCACTATTCGACAATGGGGGCTACTACTTCAGCAGTTAAGATGATTGAAACCATGGCTGACATTTGTGATATTAAGGATAAAACTGATGGCCGGCGAGTATTTAAAGAAATTAATCGTCATAATCCAGTTATTTGGTCCTTATTTGAAGGATTTTGTCGACGAGTAGCCGTTTTGATCTTAAATATCCAGACAGTTGTTGACCTTGAACGGGTGCTCATTGGCGGTGGCATTAGTGCCCAAAAAATTTTAATTGATGAAATAAAGAAACAATTTATGATTCTGCAAAAGAGTGATTACCGCCTTCATGATGATGTCACGATGCCTGAAATAATGACCGCAAAGTTTGGCAATGAAGCAAATTTATTGGGTGCATTATATGGATTGCTATTGACAATTGAATGA